A portion of the bacterium genome contains these proteins:
- a CDS encoding NAD(P)H-dependent glycerol-3-phosphate dehydrogenase, whose amino-acid sequence MAERIAVIGAGSWGTALAKLLAEKGGDVLIWAHEPEVAQGINREFKNPYFLPEIGLPKGLCATDRLQDAVEGSKIVVSAVPSHFVRKVWLELSEALPADAVVVSCTKGIEVESLKLMSQVLAECLLNHPANNRVVLSGPSFAREVAMGLPTSVVVAGSDAGVAARVQELFRTDTFLTFTGDDVIGVEVGGAVKNVIAIAAGLSDGLGLGHNTRAAIITRGLYEMIKIGKALGASPITFSGLSGIGDLVLTCTAHLSRNYTLGFEVGRGKRADEIKKGMRMAIEGLPTTEAVHRLAARHGINVPICDAMYRILFEGLAPRKAAEELCNMPLAVELGALLG is encoded by the coding sequence ATGGCGGAGAGGATAGCGGTCATAGGCGCGGGTTCCTGGGGCACGGCGCTGGCCAAGCTCCTGGCTGAAAAGGGGGGAGATGTCCTGATCTGGGCGCACGAGCCCGAGGTCGCGCAGGGCATCAACCGCGAATTCAAGAACCCCTACTTCCTCCCGGAGATAGGACTCCCGAAGGGGCTCTGCGCCACCGACCGTCTTCAGGACGCGGTCGAAGGTTCGAAGATCGTGGTCTCCGCAGTCCCCTCGCATTTTGTCCGGAAGGTCTGGCTGGAGTTGAGCGAGGCGCTGCCTGCGGATGCGGTCGTGGTCAGCTGCACGAAGGGCATCGAGGTGGAGAGCCTCAAGCTCATGAGTCAGGTGCTGGCCGAGTGCCTATTGAATCATCCTGCAAATAATCGCGTGGTCCTCTCAGGCCCCAGCTTCGCGCGCGAGGTGGCGATGGGGCTTCCGACCTCCGTGGTCGTGGCAGGCAGCGACGCCGGCGTCGCTGCGCGGGTGCAGGAGCTCTTTCGCACCGACACCTTCCTCACCTTCACCGGCGACGACGTGATCGGCGTGGAGGTGGGCGGCGCCGTGAAAAACGTCATCGCGATCGCGGCCGGCCTCTCCGACGGCCTGGGCCTCGGCCACAACACGCGCGCAGCCATCATCACGCGCGGCCTCTACGAGATGATAAAGATCGGCAAGGCGCTGGGCGCATCGCCGATAACCTTCTCAGGGCTCTCGGGCATCGGCGACCTCGTGCTCACATGCACCGCGCATCTCTCGCGCAACTACACGCTCGGTTTCGAGGTGGGACGCGGGAAGCGGGCGGACGAGATAAAGAAGGGGATGCGCATGGCGATAGAGGGTCTGCCCACGACAGAGGCGGTCCACAGGCTGGCGGCGCGACACGGGATCAACGTCCCGATATGCGACGCGATGTACCGCATCCTCTTTGAAGGACTGGCACCCAGGAAGGCGGCGGAGGAGCTCTGCAACATGCCCCTCGCCGTGGAGCTGGGCGCGCTGCTCGGCTGA
- a CDS encoding transposase produces the protein MPRGPRILPEECHLHIICRGNDGCRVFRNQDDFMQIKRTLLRFLPAIDLTIRHHALMHTHFHLLAWAGRTTLLAGAMKAALLSYEHYYRRKYGHRGHLWHSRYRSIIIKTDGQYLQCARYVELNPVYAGICRLPEGYRWTSYRYYADGLPDPLVSPDADLLKTEGWTAGEANASYRKFVLAGIDLDYQQEKKRFEREVFEKYGPKVVHSKNFKVPSK, from the coding sequence ATGCCGCGCGGCCCGCGAATCCTTCCAGAGGAATGCCACCTACACATCATATGCAGGGGGAACGACGGTTGCCGCGTGTTCCGCAATCAGGACGACTTCATGCAGATCAAGCGCACGCTGCTCCGGTTCCTGCCGGCAATCGATCTCACCATCCGCCATCATGCGCTTATGCATACTCATTTCCATCTTCTGGCATGGGCAGGGCGCACAACCCTGCTGGCTGGCGCGATGAAAGCCGCCCTGCTCTCCTATGAGCATTACTATCGCAGAAAATACGGGCACCGCGGGCATCTGTGGCACAGCCGCTACCGGAGCATCATCATCAAGACCGATGGGCAGTACCTGCAGTGCGCCCGATATGTGGAACTGAACCCGGTGTATGCCGGAATTTGCCGACTCCCTGAAGGCTATCGCTGGACGAGCTATCGATATTACGCCGATGGGCTGCCCGACCCGCTCGTCTCGCCCGACGCCGACCTTCTGAAGACAGAGGGATGGACCGCAGGCGAGGCAAACGCTTCATACAGGAAGTTCGTGCTGGCTGGGATCGATCTCGATTATCAGCAAGAGAAGAAAAGATTTGAGCGAGAGGTATTCGAAAAATATGGGCCGAAAGTTGTCCACAGTAAAAATTTCAAAGTGCCCTCTAAATAA
- a CDS encoding lysophospholipid acyltransferase family protein: MEWYSLADGIFRLRWWFVPALAALYAVPLFRVAGLAFESGSRAFMPVNRLFGLWEHAVFLPRDTIVTAYLAIGFLWHAFWALELESPEHAYVAAAAIAFMGAGWAQRHFRREGHIAIAEFARRNPSVHPQEFFDHFVCISGAVRHRLPAEPARTVDHAHLDFRNGRSAKLRWPTLLCGAWSTAWIARLLVHGSDIKDHRWLRKLAGSLSLIWASRVAQLMRAEVRVDGKELLPAKGSPQMFLYTHASFLDFALASLALAARPQAAEGGSDRNSAPSFLMARDHFRDNLFYYRMLGLGRAAEALGMIFVDRKGEATPARARGVVWAATEKMVEEKYELGVFPQGTRAVSCVGRSGERIDSAYYTVGSRSRIKKDGAHLKKGAAFIAAESAMEIAAAGRPDDVKIVPIAIRGTGIACPRGRCDILSNVQIRLVVGEPISVAAKEVAGLKSPEQDEPATKGEERYFEFANHLLLRIDASLKAAAGVHAVLERRFFEDIRDLLDANELEEVSLAVKPWRGDDFLFHAVLDAIYCCRPAAWRRLVGELAHLMLNFASREDLLAFKGRVADEIPV, translated from the coding sequence ATGGAGTGGTATTCGCTGGCCGATGGAATATTCCGCCTGCGGTGGTGGTTCGTGCCCGCGCTCGCGGCCCTCTACGCGGTCCCCCTGTTTCGCGTGGCCGGGCTCGCGTTCGAGAGCGGAAGCAGGGCGTTCATGCCCGTCAACCGCCTCTTCGGGCTGTGGGAGCACGCGGTCTTTCTGCCGAGGGACACCATCGTCACCGCGTACCTGGCGATCGGTTTTCTCTGGCACGCCTTCTGGGCCCTGGAGCTTGAGAGTCCGGAACACGCCTATGTGGCGGCCGCCGCGATCGCGTTCATGGGGGCGGGCTGGGCGCAGCGCCACTTCCGCAGGGAGGGGCACATCGCGATTGCGGAGTTTGCCCGCAGAAATCCCTCCGTGCATCCGCAGGAGTTCTTCGACCATTTCGTCTGTATCTCCGGCGCGGTCAGACACAGGTTGCCGGCGGAACCCGCCAGGACGGTGGATCACGCGCATCTCGATTTCCGCAACGGACGGTCCGCCAAGCTCCGCTGGCCCACACTGCTCTGCGGCGCATGGAGCACCGCCTGGATCGCGAGGCTGCTCGTCCACGGGAGCGACATCAAGGACCACCGGTGGCTCCGAAAGCTCGCCGGTTCGCTCTCCCTCATCTGGGCGTCGAGGGTGGCGCAGCTCATGAGGGCGGAGGTCAGGGTCGATGGGAAAGAGCTCCTCCCTGCGAAGGGCTCTCCGCAGATGTTCCTCTACACGCATGCGAGCTTCCTGGACTTTGCGCTGGCGTCGCTGGCGTTAGCGGCCAGGCCGCAGGCCGCGGAAGGCGGATCCGATAGGAACTCGGCGCCGTCATTCCTCATGGCCAGGGACCACTTCCGCGACAACCTGTTCTATTACAGGATGCTTGGCCTCGGCCGCGCGGCGGAGGCGCTCGGCATGATCTTCGTGGATAGAAAGGGGGAGGCCACGCCGGCGAGGGCTAGGGGAGTCGTCTGGGCCGCCACGGAGAAGATGGTGGAGGAAAAATATGAACTGGGCGTGTTCCCGCAGGGCACGCGTGCCGTTTCCTGCGTCGGGCGTTCGGGCGAGCGGATCGATTCCGCGTATTACACCGTCGGCTCGCGCTCGCGGATAAAGAAGGACGGCGCGCACCTCAAGAAGGGCGCCGCGTTCATCGCCGCCGAATCCGCGATGGAGATCGCAGCCGCGGGCAGGCCCGACGACGTGAAGATCGTGCCGATCGCCATCCGAGGGACGGGCATCGCCTGCCCGAGGGGGCGTTGCGATATCCTCTCCAACGTTCAGATCAGGCTCGTAGTGGGGGAGCCGATATCCGTCGCCGCGAAAGAGGTTGCAGGGCTCAAATCGCCTGAACAGGACGAACCCGCGACCAAGGGAGAGGAGAGATACTTCGAGTTCGCGAACCATCTGCTCCTCAGAATAGACGCCTCCCTCAAGGCTGCGGCAGGGGTGCATGCCGTGCTTGAGCGCCGCTTCTTCGAAGATATCCGCGATCTCCTGGACGCGAACGAGCTGGAGGAGGTCTCGCTCGCGGTGAAACCCTGGCGCGGCGACGACTTCCTGTTTCACGCGGTCCTGGATGCGATCTATTGCTGCCGGCCCGCCGCATGGCGGAGGCTGGTGGGCGAGCTTGCCCACCTGATGCTCAACTTCGCATCGCGTGAGGATCTGCTCGCATTCAAAGGGCGTGTTGCGGATGAAATTCCCGTGTGA
- a CDS encoding PilZ domain-containing protein, giving the protein MEERRRHQRVEVAFPVLLRHAGRIIPATALNISCGGMFIKADQHDIVADKPVEVIFDLSQEERDVSMRGKITRLEEAGDETGLGMQFTNLFSLSHKAIERFLKDRFN; this is encoded by the coding sequence ATGGAAGAGAGAAGACGCCACCAGAGAGTCGAAGTCGCCTTCCCGGTGCTGCTGAGACACGCCGGCAGAATCATCCCGGCCACGGCCCTCAACATAAGCTGCGGCGGCATGTTCATCAAGGCCGACCAGCACGACATCGTCGCCGACAAACCGGTGGAGGTCATCTTCGACCTCTCCCAGGAAGAGCGCGACGTCTCCATGCGCGGCAAGATCACCCGGCTTGAAGAGGCAGGCGACGAGACCGGACTGGGCATGCAGTTCACCAATCTATTCTCCCTCTCGCACAAGGCAATCGAACGATTTCTCAAAGACCGTTTTAATTGA